In the genome of Calothrix sp. PCC 6303, the window GATATACCAGAAAAACGCAGAACTCAACTTTTAAAGCATAAACGGAGATTTTCCCAAATAATTGGGGAATAATAGGCTCCAGTTCTGATTTGCTAAGGTTTCAGGTATGAAGCAAAATTTAGTCATCTTTGTATTGGGCGCGATCGCACTTCTCAGTTTACCCGGTTGTACTGGTAACACTTCCACCTCCTCAGATGTCACTACCACAACCACACCAAGCGACACCCAAGCCTCAATCAAAGCTGGGGGTTCCAGTAGTGCGCTAGATTTTCTCCGAGCCTTAGAAGTCGCTTACGAATCTACTTCCAAAAATAAACAAATTACCCTTTTAGAGCCAGGACAATCGGAAAATATTATTGCGGGAATTAAACAGGGACTGGTGGATGTGGGAGCCATTTCCAAAACCTTGAAACCGGAAGAAAATGATGGTACATTAGAATTTCGTGAAGTAGCTAAAGATGCCCTGGTAGTTGCTACTAATTCTAGTGTGACCGGTGTAAAAAATCTCACTACTGAAAACCTCAAAGCCATTTACAGCGGTAGCGTTACTAACTGGCAGCAATTAGGGGGACAAAATGCCCAAATTGTAGTGCTTGATCGTCCCGAAGATGAATCTGCCAAGCGTCTCCTACGTAAATACTATTTAGGTAAAGATTTAAAAAATGCAGCGAATGCTGTTGTCTTACGCAAAGAAGGAGAACTGATTCAGACGATTCAAAGCACCCCCCATAGCATTGGTGCTTTCTCCTTGGCTCATGCAGTGTCTCATAAATTGCCTGTAAACCGTCTCAGCCTAAATAATATTGAACCCACATTGGAAAACCTGAAAACAGGTAAGTACCAAATGACGCGCACTATCACAGTTGTTTGGAGTAAAAAGGCTTCGGAGGCGACTAAATCCTTCATTAATTATATCCTTAGTCCATCAGGAACGGAGATTTTAGAGCAGTCCAGTTTCGTTTCAATTACCCCAGCAGCAGTTTCCCAAGTGAAATGATCATTCGTGCTAGATACAAAAAACTTCCTGTTTCAGTTAAACTTCTATTTCCACCGTTGATCATCTTCCTCAGTTTATGGACTGCTGGAACTATTGGATTTGGGTATTTTGCCAAAAAAAACCTAGAACAGACTGCAAGTAAAGAGACGGAAGATCTAGCTATTTTACTACAGCAAGATTTGCAACAAAAGCAAAAATTACTCAGTTTAAAAGCTAGATGGATCAGTGAGGAAAAAAATGTAATTGAGGCGCTTTCTACTGCCGTTAATATAGGTAATTCTGGCGAGAATGACCCTTTATTGCTTCGCACCCTATTACCTATCCAAGCAGCTTTAGAGCTAGATTTACTCAAAATTGTTGACACCAAAGGTCAACGCTTGACCTTTTCAAAGCAGGGTGCATTAAATCAAGCAAAATTGCAGGATTCGACTATCAAATCTGCGGCTAAAACTGGACTGGAGTTATCTGGTATTTTGATAGCAGAAAATATGGCTCCATCCTCCCTAGTTAGCTTCATCTCCATTAAGTCCTCAACAAAAATTTTAGCCACCTTAATTATCGGTATTGCTGTTGACGACAAGCTACTCCAAAGCATCCGAGGTAACACATCCATGCATCTGGTTGCCTTTAAGGACAATCAGGTGAGCACTTCTACCTTAGCAGCTGAGAGTAAACAAAGCTGGGAAATTCCTAAGTCAAGCATACCACCCACCAGGATGAAAATAGGTGAGGAAGCTTACTTAGTTAAAACAGTTGAATTAGGGGGTTTTGATGGAGCGAGTCTCAAAATTGCCGTTCTGAAATCTCTCAAAGGTACAGAAAAAGCAGAGCAAAAGTTGTGGATTGTTGTGGGTAGTTTTGGACTATTGGGGGGTGTCTTAATTCTTGGGGTAATGGTTGTAGGGTTACATGCAACTCAAACTCTCAGTCGTCGCATTCAAGGTATGACTCAGGCAACTCAACAATTAGCTGACGGAAATCTAAATCTGCGTATCCCAGTGGATAATCAAGATGAGGTGGGGGTGTTAGCGCAGGGGTTTAATATGATGGCAGAGCAGCTAATTATCCGCGATCAGTTATTGAATCAACAAATGCAGCGACTCAAAAGCACAATTGAAGAGTTGCACCAGACTCAAAGTCAAATGGTACAAAGCGAAAAAATGTCGGCATTGGGGCAAATGGTGGCAGGGGTTGCCCATGAAATCAATAACCCAGTCAACTTTATTTTTGGCAACCTGATTTATGTTGAGCAATATACAGAAGATTTACTGCGATTAATTAAGTCTTATCAACAGCATTATCCCCAACCTCCCCAATCGCTACAGAAAGACTTGGATAATGTGGATTTAGACTTCGTGATTGAGGATTTGACGAAAATTCTTAAATCTATGAAAGTGGGTTGTGACCGCATTCGGGATATTGTCATGTCGTTGCGTAATTTTTCTCGCTTGGATGAAGCAGAATTCAAATCTGCTGATGTTCATGAGGGTATCGATAGCACGTTGATGATTTTGCAGCACCGACTCAAAGCAACACCAGGATCACCGCTAATTGAAATAGTTAAGGATTATGCCCAATTGCCTTTAGTTGAGTGTTATCCAGGACACATTAATCAGGTGTTTATGAATTTACTCGCAAATGCCATTGATGCCTTGGAAGAATCTGCTGAAAAAACACAGCCTGGTAAAATTTCGATTTCCACCCAAGTTACCAGTAATAATAGGGTACAAATTGCGATCGCAGACAATGGTATAGGCATTCCTGAAGAAGTGCGATCGCGCATTTTTGATCCTTTCTTCACCACCAAACCCATCGGTAAAGGTACGGGCTTGGGATTATCTATTAGTTACCAAATTATTACCCAAAAACACCATGGTCAGATTGAGTGCTATTCCACCCCAGGAGAGGGTACTAAATTTGTAGTTGAAATTCCAATTTGTCAATCTGAATCACGTATGTGACATGTTTATTTGGGTAATACCAATTTTATACAGGATTCAAAAAATGTTTGCGACAGATTATCTGACCCGCATTAGAATCAACAACCCCACCCTATAGACAGTTTTGGTTGTTTTGGGATTAGTGCGTACAGCCCTTTGGGCATGAAAACAGCGAAGCTGAACGTATAGCCCTTTGGGCATTAAAGAAAGGCTTCCAGCCGCTCCGCAGGAGCTAGTTCTAGCTTGCGCAACGAGAGTCGTTCGCGTTTTGGTTGTTTGAGTTGGAGTGCGATCGCAGGTTTAAGGAAGCGATCGCATACCCCCTTGCTTATTCAGCCTGTTGTGCAACTTTTCTTACATCATCCACACTTAACTCCAAAGCCTCCGCTATCTGCGTGATCGTCAATCCAGCAGCTAACATTGCTGGTACAGCAAGTAACTTTCCTTTCTGCTCTCCTTCCTCGAAAGCTTGTTGATAAAATCTTGTTTGCTTTAACTCGCTTAATCCAAACATTTCCTGTATCTCCTCAATCTTCATAGTAGGAAACTTATAAACCAATATCGTTTCGATTATTTGTAACAATTGTTGCTGTTGTTGTCCTGCCTCAACTTCCTGATTGGTTCTGGTAATCAACTCCCTGGCTGACTCGATTGCCCTGTTTTGATTTTCGATGATTAACTTAATCGTAGCAATACCAACGGGTAGGGATGCAACTTCCTCTAGTTCATCTAGGTAAATGATGGTAATTCTTCCAGAAGCAAAGGATTCGCGGTAATGGATGATTGATGCGGTGTCAATATTTCGACTTGGATAAATCACGAAAGCGAACCAATCATTTTCGGGTTTATTTTGCCGCAAGTATAAATTAATTTCTGTAAATAGGCGTGAATATATTCCCAAATCCTCTTGAAACTGAACCTCGACAAAGTAAATTGGCTGTTCTTGACTTTGGGGAATAAATACACCATCTATACGAAATGCTGTTTGCTTGATTTCAACTGATGAAAATTGATATTTACTGGCGATTTCAGGGGAATTACCAATTAGTTCAAAGAAGATGCTGGGAAATTCTTGAAAGAGACGGTAAAAGATGCTGTCTGTTTTCACAAAGGTGATTATTTCAACGCAGAGTTCTGATAATTTTTCAACTTATCATAGTTTTACAGCCCGTGGAATGATGTCTTGAGTGGGTATTTGCGCGACGAGAGTCGTTCGCGTTTATAAGGGTTTGTGGGAGAATGGGAACGTAGCTTGTCAGACCCAAGTCGTAAGTCGTTGGCGTTACATATTTCAATCAGCTACATATTTCCAAGCAAATTTCAGATGAGCGATCGCTATCTACTATTACCGCTACCCGTGACTAGACATACGAGGTTCTTGCTTCTATCTGAACTGTGGTGCTTAAGAAGAACACAGATAAACACGTTACGTTTTTACCTGTGCTCATAAACCAAAATGTATCTCTGATTTCCCCATCTTAATATTTTTCGAGTCAGATAAACAAAATTCACAAAAAAACTGTAACTAATTTTACAAAATTCTCACATTCTTCTCAAAAAAGTAGGATAATCGGGCTATAGCTATCTGAAAATACTTAGAAATTGGGCTTTTAAAAGTGCTATTAGTCTTGATTAGTCAGATTTTAGCTAGTCTCTAGCCACTCAAAGTATAATTAACGACAAGTAGTGAGAGAAACCTATATGAATTCAACCTCTCTTTTTTCCCTAGAAACACCCTCTCCAGCTTATATTTGTCCTTTTGATCAAGCTTGCAGTTACTTAGAAGCTGCTGCAAAAGAATTAAGACTTGATTTAGGTATATTAGAAATACTTAGCAGACCTCGTAAAGCAATCACAGTTTCCATTCCCCTGAAGTTGGATAATGGAGATGTTCGGGTTTTAGCTGGACATCGAGTCCAACATTCGGATGTTCTTGGTCCTTACAAAGGAGGTATTCGCTACCATCCAGCAGTGACACTACGGGAAGTATCTGCATTAGCCATGTTAATGACTTGGAAATGTGCATTACTGGGAATCCCCTTTGGTGGTGCCAAGGGAGGTATTGCTATAGATCCAAAAAAATATAGTGTCGGGGAACTGGAACGACTTACTCGTCGCTTTACAAATGAGTTAATTAAAGATATCGGACCTTCAGTAGATATACCAGCGCCTGATATGGGGACTTCGGCACGAGAAATGGCTTGGATTATGGATACATATTCTAAAAACGTTGGTCATGCAGTTCCAGGAGTAGTTACAGGTAAGCCTCTATCAATTGGTGGTTCCTTGGGTAGGGAAATGGCAACTGGAAGAGGTGTGATGATTATTACTCGTGAAGCCTTGTCAGATTTAGGAAAATCACTCAAAGGTGTGCGGGTTGCAATTCAAGGTTTTGGGAATGTCGGTAGTGCAGCAGCACATTTGTTTCAAGAAGCGGGTGCAAAGGTAATTGCTGTATCCACTGGTGCGGGTGGGTTATATGCAGAAACAGGTTTGGATATTCCCAATTTAAAAGCTTATATGTTGGAGAATGGTAAAAGTTTACTTGGTTATCCTCAAGCAAAACCAATTAGTAATGAAGAATTGTTGCAGTTACCGTGTGATGTTTTAGTTCCCGCAGCCTTGGAAAATCAAATTACCGAAGATAATGTAAATGCGGTGAAGGCTGCCATAGTTGTAGAAGCTGCAAATAGTCCAGTTACAATACAGGCAAGTTTGTCACTTGAAAGCAGAGGTGTCACGGTTTTACCAGATATTTTGGCAAATGCAGGTGGTGTTGTTGTCAGTTATTTGGAATGGGTTCAGGGTTTATCTTACCTGTTTTGGGATGAGGAACGGGTGAATCGGGAGATGGAAAAGTTGATGGTGCAAGCTTATCGTCATGTTGTAGAGAAAGCGCAGCAGCGACAGATTAGTTTTCGTTTGGCGGCTTATACTTTGGGTGTGGGGAGAGTTGCCGAAGCTTTGGGGGATCGAGGATTGTATTAGGGTCAATAACTCAGGTCTAAAGACACTGAGCTTGTAATCAACAAAGATTACGTGTTTGACTAGCTCACTAGAATATTTTTCTAGTTCCAAAACTAATCTTGATACGCACTTCCAAATACTTCCCCAGTTTGGATTATCTGCAAGACTGTTTGTTCAGTCGTTGGGTCAAGCCAAGACATTTTAGATTAGTTGGGCGAGGGGACTTAAACTTTACTCCAAGGATTATCTCTTTATGCGAGTACCTGTAATTTCAAAAGACAATCTCCCTTTAATGCTAACTAAACCTAGTCGTGCTAGGCGTTGGATAAAAGAAGGAAAAGCAATCGGTAAATTTAATAAATTGGGAATATTTTATGTGAAGTTGTTAACTGAAGCCTCAGACGAAAAAATACAAGAAGTTGTAATTGGACTTGACCCTGGTAAAATGTTTTCTGGTGTAGCTGTTCAATCAAAAAAATATACCCTGCAAATGCTTCACTTGGTTTTACCTTTTAAAACCGTAAAAAATAGGATGGAGCAACGCTCAATAATGCGAAGAGGAAGACGCGGGAGAAGAATAAACCGCAAGCTTTCTTTCAAAAAACGCAGTCATCGTCAAGCAAGATTTGACAACAGAAAAAACAAAAAATTACCTCCAAGTATTCGAGCAAACAAGGACTTAGAATTCCGGGTAATAAATTTACTTTGCGAACTCTACCCAGTTTCAACAATTGTTATTGAAGAAGTTGAAGCAAAAGGAAGTAAGAGCTTTAGTCCTGTTATGGTAGGTCAAAGATTTCAAATAAATAGGCTCTCAGAAATCGCAAGCATAAAGCTTAAAAAAGGTTGGGAAACATCAAACCTTCGTAAACATCTTGGAATGCATAAAGAAAAAACAGACAAGTCTTTGCAAATCCCAGAAACACACGCAGTCGATGCGATTACTTTAGCGAGTTCAGAATTTGTTAAATATAAATCGTTTGAAGGTAAAAATACACGCGGTGCTTCATGGGTAGGAAATGTTTCAATTACAGAATCTCAGTTCACAATTGTTCGCCGTCCTCCAATCAGCCGTAGACAATTACATTTGATGGTTCCAACAAAAGGTGGAAATAGACGAAAATATGGTGGAACTACAACTAGACATGGATTTAGAAAAGGCGATTATGTAAAGGCAACCCAAGGGAAGAAAACATTTTTTGGTTGGGTGAGTGGAGACACTGAAACTAAAGTCTCAGTAAGCGATGCCGACTGGAAAAGACTGGGGCAATGTACAGCTAAGAAGGTTCAGTTAGTGACACGTTCAACTGGACTAATTATCAAGGCGACTAAAGTCGTTTCTCCTTCGGAGACGCTTTGCGAACGTGTCGCTTCCCTCTCAGGTCTAAAGACACTGAGTTTCCCCCATCCCGCGAGGTCTTTATGAAAAGTGGAGTTTGTTCCTTTTCCCCCTGCTCCCTGCTCCCTGCCTCTTATTGAAGTTCCTTCTGTAAAGTTGGTTTAAATCTCTTCCGAGGAAACCAATCATCGAGGATGCTGTAGAGGATAGGGACAACTATTAAACTGAGGATTGTTGAGCTAATTAAGCCACCAGCGATCGCTATTGCCATGGGAGAACGTAATTCCGATCCTGTTCCTAATCCTACAGCTATTGGTACCATCCCTAATATGGTACTAATGGTTGTCATCATGATGGGACGAAATCTGATGGGTGCAGCTTTGAGGATGGCTTGACTACGATTCATGCCTGATGCTCGCAGTTGATTGATATAATCCACCAGTAATATGGCATTTTTGTTGCTTAATCCCAGCAGAAAAACAAAACCAATTAGAGAAATCATGCCAAATTCGCTTTTGGTGACTAGTAATGCTACCATTGCCCCAACTATTGCTAGGGGAAGGGAAATACCAATCACAATCGGATCTACCCAGCCTTTGAATAGCCAGATCAAAACAGCGATAATGCAGAGGGCTGAAAGCCCTAAAGTACCAACAAAACTGCCAAGCACTTCACCTAAGCGGGCAGAATCTCCCCCTAAATCTAGTTTAATATCTTTGGGTATAATTTTTTTAGCTTCGGCGACTACTTTATCTGTGGCATCACCTAGAGACAAATTTTGACCTAAGTTGGCAGCAACGTATGCTACGCGTTGACTTCTAAAGCGTTCAATATTTTGGATAGTTTTATTTTCTTCTCCATCCCCTGTAGCAGTAATGTCTGCAAAGCCAGGTAGTTTTTGCAAACTTTGTTTGATTTTTTGGGCTGTTTGATTCAGGGTTTGGGTATTATTTCCCAGTAAGGCTATTTGTAGGGGTTTTTGTCCACCAGTATCAACAAATTGAATGTCTTCGACACTGGTGCTGACTCCTGGTAATTTTGGAAGGGAGGTGCGTAGCTGTGTTTGGATGTCAGCTGTTTTAATTTGATGTTTTTCTTTCAGCTTCACATATATCTTCCCTTTGTTTGGTTCCCCTTCACGAGAACCAACTGTGGTAAAGATGGTTTCCACATCTGGAAATTTGCGAACTTCGACTTCCAGTTTCTTGGCTACTTCTAAGGAGTCATCAATCGGATCACGAATAGTTGGGGTGAGATTTCCTGAATTATCCCCAGAATCCCCTAATAAGCTGGCAAATGCTTCTTGTTGTGCAGCTTGTTGGGCTTTGATATCGGGTAATGGTGTGGTGTAGGCTATATTAAACTCGCCGCGATCAAGTTTGGGAATGAAGCCTTTAGGGATGGCGGGAATGAGTGCGATCGCTAAAATAAAACTTAACATTGCCAATACCATCACAATCAACCGATGCTGTAATGACCATTGGAGGATATTTTGGTAAATTTGGGCGAAATATCCCCAAGATTGGGTTTGATATTGGGATTTGATCTTGGTTTTAGGTTTAATCCAGTAAACTGCTAAAACTGGGGATAATGTCCGCGCTAGCAACATAGAGATTAACATTGCTGCTGCAACGGTAATGCCAAAGGGTTTAAAAAATTGTCCAATTACTCCCCCCATCAAACCAATCGGGAGAAAAACTGCTACAGCGGTGAAGGTGGCAGCAGTGACAGTTAAACCAATTTCATTAGTGGCGGAAATCGCTGCTTGGCGGGGTGTTTCACCTTCATCAATGTGGCGCATGATATTTTCCACATCCACAATTGCGTCATCAATGATACTACCGATGACTAGTGCTAATGCTAGTAAGGTGATTGTCTCTAAGTTAAAGCCAAAAATAGCCATGACAATAGCAGTCCCTAACAAAGATGTGGGAATTGCCAAGGCAGAAATGATGGTAGCTTGCCAGTTGCGGAGGAAGGGATAAATGACAACTATTGAGAGAATTATGGCTTCGATTAAAGAGTCTACAGTGGCACGGGTAGCTTTGCGGATATATTCAGCTTGGGTAGAGGCAAGACTAATTTTAGTGTCGGGAAGGGTTTGACGCAGTTTTTGGACTTCACTTTCCACTAGGTTGACAACTTCCAAGGTGTTTGCGCTACCCTTTTTGATGATTTGGATAGCTAAAGCCTCTTGGGAGTTAAATCTAGTTAAAGTTTCTGGGTATACACCTAGTAGATTAACTTTAAGGACTCCTGGAACTTTGACAAGGGTATTTTGGATTTTGTCTTTGGTAAGCTGGGTTAAATCAGTTAAATTTCGCGATGGACTTTCAATTGCATAGGTAATTGCCGCTGATTCATTTAAGTTGATGGGAATAACTTGGAAATCGCTACCTTCAATCAGTTTAATGTTTTTCAGTTCCTGACTTACTTTGCTTTGGGATGATTCTAAGTTAGTACCAACAGCAAATGATAAACTAACCACTGATTGTCCAGGATAAGTAGATGAACGAATGTCTTCCAATCCTGGTAAAGAATTGAGGCTTTTCTCGATGGGGACAGTTAGTTTAAGTTCAGTCTCAGATGCTGTAGTTAGGGGTGCAGTAGTATTGACTACAACAACCGGAAAAGTCACATCTGGAAATAAAGCATATTTTAGGGAAGAAAAGGCAAAAATCCCTGCCACTATCACAGCTAGCCAGAAACCTAGAGTTAGCCAAGAGTAACGAATTGCTAGCCTTGATATATTAAAGCGATCGCGTGTTGAATTTTTACCGCTTGGCTGTACTATCATCAACTTTGATTTTCCCTGTAACCACTAACTGAATTTTAAAACGGATTCTGCTTGTAGTTAATAGTTTTTGGATACATGTTGCCTAAAAAAGGGCTAAGGCGATGTTTTATGGGCAGTTTTTTACTATCTTTTCGATACCCCTTGTTAAAGGTGAAACGGTGTAAAACTTCTTAAAATCCCCCTTGAAAAGGGGGACTTGAAAATCTGATGCCTTTTTTTAGGCGGAACTGGAAGATCTTTTGCCCCCTTTTTCTTGGCGAAGCTGCTCTGAAAGAGCTAGGGGGTTGGGGGATCAAAAGTCTGTGAGGCAATTCTCAAAAACCTGCGTATACCCTTAGCTTGTAAAGGGTGGGGGGAATCAGTTCTTGTGCTTTAATTTAGTGCAATGATCAAATACTATGCCGTAGTAGTCTGTCAATTTTATTTTGACGGTTATATACACATCCACAATCCCGTAGAGACGTAGCAGTGCTACGTCTCTACAACAGTCATTTTTATCTTGACAGACTAGTAGGAGTATCCCCATATTCAAGAATCTATGTCAGATTTATTACAAAATCTAATTATTCTAGTTCCCCAAGGTAGCGAGTATCAGGCTGTTAGCAAGGGTTTACAACAATTACCTAATTCCAAAATAGAGATATTTCCCATACCCATCGGTGATAAACCAGTCAGAGAATACCTCAAAACCAGTGGATTATATACAAGATTATTTCAGCAACCAAACTCCAATATATTGGTAATGGGTTTATGTGGAAGTCTCAACCCTAGTTATGGAGTTGGGGATGTGGTGGTTTACAAAGAATGTATTTACGAAAACCAAGTCTATAAATGTGACGAGAATCTCACCTCACAAATATCTGGCAAATTGAACCTAAATCTAGTTAGAGGATTGATATGCGGTACCTACGGTGGTAAACAACGCATGATCAATTCTGCCACGGAAAAACGTCAACTTCACATTGCATCTAATGCGGATGTGGTGGATATGGAAGGTTTTGCAATTTTAAACATATTGCAACCTTTGGGAATCGCCGTCGGGATGTTACGGGTGGTTAGCGATGATTGCAAGCATGACATACCTGATTTAAATTCAGCCATAGATGCAGCAGGTAATCTGCAAAGTTTACCATTAGCTTGGGCAATGATTCGTCAACCTTTGGCTAGTGTAAGGTTAATTCGGGGTTCGTTGCGGAGTTTAAAGGTGTTGGAGAAAATAAGTTATCAGTTATATTCCTAGCTATCAAGTATGTTCTACTTAGAGGCACTATAGCGGTTTTTATTCGACTTAACTTTTTCGTTTCGTAGTTCAGTTGTTTGCCATATACATGTACTACACCAAACGAGAAATGCTATGGTTTGTTCTCTTCGACTAAAAATTCCATCACTTCTTGTAAAACATCGGTTATGTGTGGCTTTTCGCAAGCAATTACACCATCAAAAAGATGTTTATGGTGCGGAAAACTAGGCAAGCTGGGAAAGTGTGGTGTACTGTCATAACGAAAAATCAGACTATTTTGCTCATCTTGAAAGTGATAGCGGTAATCTAAATATATAATTTGATTATCCACAATCATGAAAGCTTCACTGACAGCTAATAAATATCTAAGAGCGAAACGTATCCTAATACGGAGATTAGCTCTCTCTGTTGTTAAAATAACTACACTATATTCTTCGATGTATATATTGGAGCAGTTGAGTAAAAGTTGCTCAATTTCGTCTAAGTAGGCTTGGATAACTTTAGGCGACATCTCTGAGTTTGCTTTTTATTTCTTGGTGTAAAGCTAGATAATGTTGGTAGTTTCCTGCCCATTCGACGAACATTTCATCGTCAGAAGTTTCCCCTTGACTATATTTAGCAAAAAAGTCTTCTGAATTCATTTTATACTTTATTTCATAGGTATTTAGCTGTTTGGTAAGGGCAATCAACGCATCTAGTGGAGATGTATATTCGATAATTTGTTTACGCATTGATTTCTCCCTTCAACTTCATATTTTAATGAGTCGTTTTGATTTTTTAGTTTCTGGCTCTAAAAACATGATACGTAATTTTTGACAAAATGTACGATACTTATTCTGGGTCATTTAGTGATCGCACAATCAACTGATATACTATTTTGATGCGCGAAACTCTTCGTTTTCTGCTTGCTGCAAATTCAACTCTTTTAATGGTTCTGATGAACTATCCAATTCCAAGTTCGTCCCATTCACAGGTTTCCCGTTAATCAACAGTTGATATGTACCCTGTTGTAAACGCTCCAAATAATATACCCCGGCACCGTTGGTGACGGAAAATAACCGCTTCTTCCCATCGCTGGTAATAGCTTGGATGGTTGCACCGTTGATGGGTTCTCCTTTTGCATCGGTAATCACCCCAGAAACAGTATAGGCACGGGTTAATGGTAACAATACAGGGGTATAGGAACCAGCGCTGATATCAACTGCGTATGCGTCGGTTGCCGCTTGCCAATCGAGGGGGAAACCAGCAGGATCTAAATCGACACGATAACTACCTGGGTTCAATCGTACCAGAACGCGATCGCGTTGCATATCCGCCCGTAGTGATTTCAATGCTCGGTTGTTGACGGTAATTAATGCATTGGCATCTTCTGTATAAATTTGCTCTCCAGCGTCACGTTTGCCGTTATTATTGGCATCTAAGAAGGGCTGAATTAACATTCCTCCCTGAGTGCGGTAGTAGCTGGTGCGTCTATCTCCAGCGCTAATTCTCCCCTGTAAACCAAGGCTAGAAATTAAATCGATGTTAAAGGTGGATTGATCGGAAGTTACTGATATACCTTGGTATCTAGCTCTTAATAATATACCAGGCAATACTGTGGTTGTTACTGAGGCGATCGCCCCTGAACCTTGGGAACCTATACCATAACCCAGTTGGGTTTCCCATTTATAGTTACCATCTACAGCCCGTTGTTCGGAACGATACCGCCAACCCATCGTGAGGAGATTGCTACTTAGGTTTTGACTGCGGGTTTCGTAGTTGAGGAGTAACGAATGTCCTAAGTCATTAAAGGATTTGGAAGATAAACCGAAGGTAAGTTCTGAAAGGGTACCAACTTCATTCCCTAGTTGACGGAGTTCCAGTTTACCGAGACGTTGGAGTAGGTTCCAGCGGAAGTTATTTTCAGTATCGATACCCAAACGGGCAAAAGTATAGGAATTTCTGCCACTAAAATTAAATTGTAACCCTCCCCCGGTACCATAGCGGCTGTCGGTATTGGCAAATAGGGAGACACCTCGGAATAAATTCCAGTTTGCATTCAGTCTACTGGAAAAGCGATCGCTAAAAAAGGAGAAGTTAAGGTTTTGCGAAGGATCGAAGCGGATATCAGCAACTGTATCTAGTTTATTGCCAACCAAGCTGGAAATGGAAACTTGCAAAGGGATATTTGACGGGCGATAAAATAATTCAGTTAAACCTTTGAAATTATCATCATAAACTCCCCCAACACCCAAAGTTAAATCTTGGGATACACCCCAACGTTGGGCAACACCACCACGAAAATTAGTAAAATTGCCAAATAAACTGCGATTACTATTAAATTCTCTGCCAAAACCACCAGAAACCACAAAAGCTGATGCACCAGCGGGAATTTGTCCTGGAGTTGCGGTGTAGCTAGCATCCCGAATTTCCGGTTGTGCGGTTAATCTTCCTTCTGGATACAGGAATATTCTGTAACTACTGCTGAGATATCCATCTTCATTTTGGATATTATCAAAGCGGT includes:
- a CDS encoding carboxypeptidase-like regulatory domain-containing protein; translated protein: MRRLYLLFLMLLPASMMSMTAKAVAESTSRLSSDLDSQTSFRNSQVVPDVNRENQISQLPNNQVWRKNLIQKIKEARQEVKAVSNQENKASPDFSPLRKALISSLSRMEKGVQGFGLVADNPSPNLSPAGREALISSLSRMEKGVQGFGLVADNPSPNLSPAGREALISNSTTQENSTTQENLIPSPMGEAVNIAAAKNFTTIPVGLMVGKRIINSSVLVRGKENGAEAVDFENWLVPYDAVIEALKFSVTSLPDGQLELRNSGIVTRLDPRKLTTDAEIGLAFSIQDIKKLFGVGAKFDLTEYAIAFDVPWLNQGRQRGRRKQEPISLDGLPRLQSTGLSLSAVEQRLNFSGGENNSTNSQGDFQAVGSAFGGSWYVRTQQPEFQDASSWRLSEAQFLRQTDKQDYFVGSHPTFWRNQATNGDFWGFSYIQRQGFTPPENFLNAGSTDPRQRLQSGQIGRTISGRTEPGTLVRLVEKFGDALVAEVLVDSSGIYRFDNIQNEDGYLSSSYRIFLYPEGRLTAQPEIRDASYTATPGQIPAGASAFVVSGGFGREFNSNRSLFGNFTNFRGGVAQRWGVSQDLTLGVGGVYDDNFKGLTELFYRPSNIPLQVSISSLVGNKLDTVADIRFDPSQNLNFSFFSDRFSSRLNANWNLFRGVSLFANTDSRYGTGGGLQFNFSGRNSYTFARLGIDTENNFRWNLLQRLGKLELRQLGNEVGTLSELTFGLSSKSFNDLGHSLLLNYETRSQNLSSNLLTMGWRYRSEQRAVDGNYKWETQLGYGIGSQGSGAIASVTTTVLPGILLRARYQGISVTSDQSTFNIDLISSLGLQGRISAGDRRTSYYRTQGGMLIQPFLDANNNGKRDAGEQIYTEDANALITVNNRALKSLRADMQRDRVLVRLNPGSYRVDLDPAGFPLDWQAATDAYAVDISAGSYTPVLLPLTRAYTVSGVITDAKGEPINGATIQAITSDGKKRLFSVTNGAGVYYLERLQQGTYQLLINGKPVNGTNLELDSSSEPLKELNLQQAENEEFRASK